One genomic segment of Sanyastnella coralliicola includes these proteins:
- a CDS encoding choice-of-anchor L domain-containing protein codes for MKQRYLKLLAFLLLIPGIAAAQPTVTSGLTLEEYVNEILLGSGVTAFNITYTGDENQVGYLQNAEDTGLPLTEGLVLSSAYASNLSCETFEDVPFGSGVSGDQDLVDIANSVPGMIGQNFNVSSANDLCILEFDFVATGDTVKFNYIFGSDEYLEWVNSSFNDIFAFFLSGPGITGPYDSPAGFPDGAVNIAQVPNTDPPLPVTVSSVNDQLNDEYYIDNFNNDGVCQDGYTTKLEAIHEVICGETYHIKLAIADGTDTALESIVVLEAGSFTSNSVVQVDLSIDVGGPDADTMFEDCGEATLTFTRPIETVLEIEEMVIIEYQGEGINGVDYTLLPDTVVFAPGVESVSFTLDAFEDGLAEGIELVQFEILNLAACNGDGLTSYFEFYIADEPEPLVVEGYTVEMCVGAGVELEPIITGGYGNFVYDWSTGDDTPTIDVDPDVTTIYNVIVGDTCGMQPDDADIEVIVLDLPPLEVSIDNGDITLDCNGSEFITATATGGDGAYSGWTWENEEDNNLFGFGNSLFFGSWQDAEWIVVTVEDGCGFVAQDSVEVSFNIPELIIDLPEEMTVLCGENFDIDPNVSGGQAPYFYNWTEGFNWISGNEILNYSTEVDITLTFNASDGCGQNESAEIEIIVESPAVTVTLPEEFIGPCTEVFDIDAVIDGGSGGFEYTWTVNGEFYDTGASIDFQSDVDAVIGVDVVDQCGAADNTSTNIIIENPPLEIELGEDINASCVDNTAITVDILSGSGGYTYEWMVADTMFATSEDIVLQSFNTVPVVVNVQDACGGSNSDNLLYIIPDIPLDITVTADTSLCAGDGMSLSALADGGEGGFFYYWPELGEYGEDQYIVPYNTETYEVIATDICGESITADVNVEVQYLFSNFTASNNGDNAYEFFATPEPECEMCEYLWNFGDGSTSTLENPSHTFDGLDEYVTSLTVTNAIGCTDSTSILIINPIILYVPNAFTPNNDGINDVFLAYGSGILGFQMTIFNRWGEVVFESDDINTPWTGNHQSGGYYVPDGEYSYVVKVKGIDTDAYERKGHITVLR; via the coding sequence ATGAAGCAACGATACCTGAAATTACTCGCCTTTCTTCTTCTTATCCCCGGGATTGCCGCGGCTCAGCCTACGGTAACATCGGGCCTAACGCTAGAAGAATATGTGAATGAAATTCTCCTCGGTTCCGGGGTGACGGCATTCAACATTACCTACACAGGTGACGAAAACCAAGTTGGTTACTTACAAAATGCTGAAGATACTGGCCTTCCTTTGACTGAAGGACTTGTACTTTCTTCAGCATACGCTTCCAACCTTTCGTGTGAAACATTTGAGGATGTACCATTCGGAAGTGGAGTATCTGGTGACCAAGATCTCGTAGACATCGCGAACTCTGTACCGGGAATGATCGGACAGAACTTCAACGTAAGCTCGGCAAATGACCTCTGTATCCTAGAATTTGATTTCGTTGCAACAGGTGATACAGTGAAGTTCAACTACATCTTCGGTTCAGACGAATACCTAGAGTGGGTGAACTCTTCGTTTAACGACATCTTCGCATTCTTCCTATCCGGACCTGGTATTACTGGGCCGTATGATAGTCCAGCAGGATTCCCTGACGGAGCGGTTAACATTGCACAGGTTCCTAACACTGACCCACCACTTCCTGTAACGGTATCATCAGTAAACGATCAGTTGAATGATGAGTACTACATCGACAACTTCAACAATGATGGTGTTTGTCAGGATGGATACACAACAAAACTAGAAGCAATCCACGAAGTAATCTGTGGAGAGACTTACCATATCAAACTCGCCATCGCAGATGGTACTGATACGGCTCTTGAGTCGATCGTAGTACTTGAGGCAGGGTCGTTTACATCAAACTCAGTTGTTCAGGTAGACTTGAGTATTGACGTAGGTGGACCAGATGCAGACACGATGTTTGAAGATTGTGGTGAAGCAACATTGACATTTACTCGTCCGATCGAAACAGTGCTTGAGATCGAAGAGATGGTAATCATCGAATACCAAGGAGAAGGAATCAACGGTGTAGATTACACCTTGCTTCCAGATACGGTGGTCTTTGCACCGGGTGTTGAAAGCGTAAGTTTCACGCTTGATGCCTTCGAAGATGGTTTAGCCGAGGGAATAGAGCTCGTCCAATTTGAGATCCTCAATCTCGCCGCCTGTAACGGAGACGGTTTGACCTCTTACTTCGAATTCTACATCGCAGATGAACCAGAACCACTCGTAGTCGAAGGTTACACCGTTGAAATGTGTGTAGGCGCAGGCGTAGAACTTGAGCCAATCATCACCGGTGGTTACGGAAACTTCGTATACGACTGGTCAACTGGTGACGATACACCAACAATTGACGTTGATCCAGATGTAACCACGATCTACAACGTGATCGTTGGAGATACATGTGGAATGCAACCAGATGACGCTGACATTGAAGTGATCGTTCTGGATCTTCCTCCACTCGAGGTATCTATTGACAACGGAGACATCACTCTAGACTGTAACGGAAGCGAATTCATCACAGCAACAGCTACTGGTGGAGACGGTGCATACAGCGGATGGACATGGGAGAATGAAGAAGACAATAACCTCTTCGGTTTTGGAAACTCACTCTTCTTCGGTTCATGGCAAGATGCTGAGTGGATTGTCGTAACGGTTGAAGATGGTTGTGGCTTTGTCGCCCAGGATTCGGTAGAAGTCTCCTTCAACATTCCAGAACTGATCATTGACCTCCCGGAAGAGATGACCGTTCTCTGTGGCGAGAACTTCGATATTGACCCGAACGTCTCGGGAGGACAAGCACCATACTTCTACAACTGGACAGAAGGATTCAACTGGATCAGTGGAAACGAAATCTTGAATTACTCTACAGAAGTAGACATTACACTTACTTTCAATGCTTCTGATGGCTGTGGACAGAACGAGTCGGCAGAAATAGAAATCATCGTTGAAAGCCCAGCTGTTACGGTGACGCTTCCAGAGGAATTCATTGGTCCTTGTACTGAAGTCTTTGATATCGATGCCGTGATTGACGGAGGTTCAGGAGGCTTCGAATACACATGGACAGTCAACGGAGAATTCTATGACACGGGGGCTTCGATTGATTTCCAAAGCGACGTTGATGCGGTAATTGGAGTTGACGTAGTTGACCAATGTGGTGCTGCAGACAATACTTCAACGAACATCATCATTGAAAACCCTCCATTGGAGATTGAGCTTGGTGAAGACATCAATGCAAGTTGTGTAGATAACACGGCGATTACTGTAGATATCCTCAGTGGTTCTGGTGGCTACACTTACGAGTGGATGGTTGCGGATACCATGTTTGCTACGTCTGAAGACATCGTGCTACAGTCATTCAACACAGTCCCAGTAGTGGTGAACGTTCAAGATGCCTGTGGAGGAAGCAACTCAGATAACCTTCTGTACATCATTCCAGATATTCCACTTGATATCACGGTTACAGCAGATACATCACTTTGTGCTGGAGACGGAATGTCGCTTTCAGCTCTTGCTGATGGGGGAGAAGGCGGTTTCTTCTATTACTGGCCAGAACTTGGTGAGTACGGTGAAGACCAATACATTGTGCCTTACAACACCGAAACATATGAAGTCATTGCTACAGACATTTGTGGTGAGTCGATCACAGCAGATGTTAATGTAGAGGTACAGTACTTGTTCTCGAACTTCACGGCTTCAAATAATGGCGACAACGCCTACGAGTTCTTTGCAACTCCAGAACCAGAATGCGAAATGTGTGAGTACCTATGGAACTTTGGGGATGGCAGCACTTCAACACTGGAGAATCCTTCACACACGTTTGATGGACTCGACGAATACGTAACTAGTCTGACTGTTACCAACGCCATTGGATGCACAGATTCAACATCGATTCTGATCATTAATCCAATCATTCTGTACGTTCCAAATGCATTCACACCGAATAACGACGGAATCAATGACGTCTTCCTAGCATACGGAAGCGGTATCCTAGGATTCCAGATGACGATCTTCAACCGCTGGGGTGAAGTAGTATTCGAATCAGATGACATCAACACTCCTTGGACCGGAAATCACCAGAGCGGTGGATACTACGTTCCAGATGGAGAATACTCTTACGTGGTGAAGGTGAAAGGAATTGACACCGATGCGTATGAACGCAAAGGACACATTACTGTCCTGCGTTAG
- a CDS encoding sugar MFS transporter, with protein sequence MTQTNQKLKGAFIAVTSLFFIWGFITVLVDALIPRLKEVFELEYWQAGLVQFAWFTAYGLVSIPAGIYLSRTSYKRGIVTGLLIAGVGCLTFYPAAEFRVFGIFLAALFILASGITVLQVAANPYISVLGAPEGAASRLNLAQAFNSLGTTIAPLISAAFLLSDKIYTTDELNVLSESESAAYYASEASAVQMPFALLALSLIGLAVIFRFVKLPNIISGDHISLQSVKTVLSNRRLMFGALCIFVYVGAEVAIGSFLTNYFIDLDIYHSVMQNDTMTSILGFISTNFNGKELAALDAKGVVGTFVFFYWGSAMLGRFVGAGLMSKIDPGLILSIFGIGAIGLVLWSISSVGFTAMFAILGVGFFNSVMFPTIFSMSIEKLGDNKPEGSGVLCTAIAGGAFIPPLVGSLRDAHGTFESAFILPIFCYAIIFTFALVYRRRSSKALA encoded by the coding sequence ATGACCCAAACCAATCAGAAACTCAAGGGGGCGTTTATTGCTGTCACCTCTTTGTTCTTTATATGGGGATTCATCACCGTGCTGGTGGATGCTTTGATCCCTCGATTAAAAGAAGTTTTTGAATTAGAGTATTGGCAAGCTGGCCTAGTTCAGTTTGCTTGGTTTACCGCGTATGGACTGGTCAGTATACCAGCCGGTATTTACCTAAGCCGTACGAGCTACAAACGAGGAATTGTTACTGGTCTTCTGATCGCAGGAGTGGGATGTTTAACCTTCTATCCAGCAGCAGAGTTTAGGGTCTTCGGAATCTTTCTAGCAGCTTTGTTCATCTTGGCTTCGGGGATCACGGTGTTGCAGGTGGCAGCCAATCCATATATATCTGTCTTAGGAGCTCCAGAAGGAGCAGCAAGTCGCTTGAATCTAGCCCAAGCCTTCAATAGCTTAGGAACAACAATAGCACCGCTGATTTCGGCTGCTTTTCTGCTTAGTGATAAGATTTATACGACGGATGAGCTGAATGTATTGAGTGAGTCTGAAAGCGCAGCCTACTATGCTTCAGAGGCTTCAGCGGTGCAAATGCCTTTCGCGTTGCTTGCCTTATCGTTGATAGGGTTGGCTGTAATATTCCGATTTGTCAAGCTTCCGAATATTATCTCTGGAGATCATATTTCTCTTCAGAGCGTCAAAACAGTTCTAAGCAATCGACGCTTGATGTTTGGTGCCCTTTGCATCTTCGTATACGTAGGCGCGGAGGTGGCGATTGGGTCATTCTTGACGAACTATTTCATTGATCTAGATATCTATCACAGTGTCATGCAGAATGACACGATGACGAGCATCCTAGGCTTCATCTCTACCAATTTCAACGGTAAAGAATTGGCAGCGCTTGATGCGAAAGGGGTCGTAGGAACCTTTGTGTTCTTCTATTGGGGATCTGCGATGTTAGGTCGTTTCGTAGGCGCAGGTCTTATGAGTAAGATTGACCCAGGCCTCATTCTTTCCATCTTTGGAATCGGAGCCATTGGACTGGTGTTGTGGTCAATCTCAAGTGTAGGTTTCACAGCAATGTTCGCGATCCTAGGTGTGGGCTTCTTCAACTCTGTAATGTTCCCTACAATTTTCAGTATGTCGATCGAAAAACTGGGGGATAACAAACCTGAAGGATCGGGAGTGTTGTGCACTGCTATTGCGGGTGGGGCATTCATTCCGCCGCTCGTAGGTAGTTTACGAGATGCGCACGGAACATTCGAATCAGCCTTTATTCTTCCAATCTTCTGTTACGCGATCATTTTTACATTTGCCCTCGTATATAGACGTCGTTCTTCAAAAGCACTAGCATGA
- a CDS encoding chromophore lyase CpcT/CpeT, translated as MKFNFPISITLLSSFFFFACAESDTPPASETEVTVNHFDTLKHWMTGSFNSSLQAQNDSDYYDISLEMHEVWKEDPSTWIYVEQALSSAKDRPYRQRVYRLDQEDSIYQSFIYEFNDPSIYTGQWNNDSLWSAITPDSVLLKEGCEVSLLWDEANHVFAGATDSATCMSTLRGASFATSIVTVYPEAINSWDRGFDSTGAYVWGAEKAGYEFIRQE; from the coding sequence ATGAAATTCAACTTTCCAATCTCAATAACTCTTCTTTCTAGTTTTTTCTTTTTCGCTTGCGCGGAATCGGATACTCCTCCAGCGAGTGAGACCGAAGTAACGGTGAATCATTTCGACACCTTGAAGCATTGGATGACTGGTTCATTCAATAGCTCGCTACAAGCGCAGAACGATTCGGATTACTATGATATCAGTCTAGAGATGCACGAAGTATGGAAAGAAGACCCATCAACGTGGATTTACGTTGAACAGGCCTTGTCTTCAGCTAAAGATCGTCCTTACCGTCAGCGTGTATACCGACTAGATCAAGAAGACAGCATATATCAGTCATTCATCTACGAATTCAACGATCCATCAATCTATACAGGGCAATGGAATAACGATTCTCTATGGAGCGCAATTACACCTGATTCCGTCTTATTGAAAGAAGGGTGTGAGGTATCATTGCTCTGGGATGAAGCAAATCATGTCTTCGCAGGTGCTACTGACAGCGCTACATGTATGTCAACACTTCGTGGAGCTTCCTTTGCGACATCGATCGTAACAGTTTATCCAGAAGCCATCAATTCATGGGACCGAGGATTCGATTCGACAGGTGCGTATGTTTGGGGGGCTGAGAAAGCCGGCTACGAATTCATCCGACAGGAGTAG
- a CDS encoding dipeptidyl-peptidase 3 family protein, translated as MKLQSLLSSFLAALILIGCGTTSESETTNADDTASDLMVMESLLDPNANPTYTNFELTTDMSLLTEEDKKILPLLIEAAAIMDGLFWKQSFGNKDALLEQMPDELTRRYAEINYGPWDRLDDNKPFIKGYGEKPLGAQFYPEDMTKEEFEAWENPYKTSLYTLVKRDSTGALMHQYYHEAYAEEVAKAAALLREASGYSQNPSFKLYLESRAEALMNDRYNASDIAWLSLEDNHLDIIIGPIENYEDKLYGYKAAYEAYVLVKDLAWSERLSRYKDLLPQLQKELPCDEKYKQDAIGGKAQLNAYDVVFYAGDCNAGSKTIAVNLPNDEGIQQSTGTRRSQLKNAMQAKFDKILVPIADVLIAEDQRKHITFPAFFGNTMFHEVAHGLGIKNTVNGNGTVREALKDRASALEEGKADILGLWMVTRLFEMGEIEEGEVMDNYVTFLAGIFRSVRFGASSAHGKANMLRFNYFKEAGAFSYDEASGTYSVDFDKMVEATESLSALILQLQGEGDYEGVTSLMEEKGNIGPALQADLDRIDAAGIPVDIVFQQGSAVLGL; from the coding sequence ATGAAACTTCAATCGCTTTTAAGCTCCTTTTTGGCGGCACTCATCCTCATTGGATGTGGAACTACTTCTGAATCTGAAACGACCAATGCAGATGATACTGCATCGGATTTGATGGTCATGGAATCACTCCTTGATCCAAATGCCAACCCAACTTACACCAACTTTGAGCTGACAACTGACATGTCACTACTCACCGAGGAGGACAAGAAGATCTTGCCGTTGCTCATTGAAGCAGCTGCGATTATGGATGGCCTTTTCTGGAAGCAATCATTCGGTAACAAAGACGCTCTTCTTGAGCAAATGCCGGATGAGCTTACGCGTCGATACGCAGAGATCAACTACGGCCCTTGGGATCGACTAGACGACAACAAACCTTTCATCAAAGGATATGGTGAAAAGCCGTTGGGAGCTCAGTTCTATCCGGAGGATATGACAAAAGAAGAGTTCGAAGCATGGGAGAATCCATACAAAACGAGCTTGTACACTTTGGTGAAGCGTGATTCAACGGGTGCCCTCATGCACCAGTATTACCACGAAGCATACGCTGAAGAGGTAGCTAAAGCTGCCGCTCTCCTTCGTGAAGCATCAGGATACTCTCAGAACCCAAGCTTCAAGCTGTACCTCGAATCGCGAGCAGAAGCCTTAATGAATGACCGCTACAATGCAAGTGATATTGCTTGGTTGTCACTAGAAGACAACCACCTTGACATCATTATTGGCCCAATTGAGAACTACGAAGACAAATTATACGGTTACAAGGCAGCTTACGAAGCCTACGTATTGGTGAAAGACTTAGCTTGGAGCGAGCGCCTATCTCGGTATAAAGATCTCCTACCACAACTACAGAAAGAACTTCCTTGTGACGAAAAGTACAAGCAAGATGCGATTGGTGGGAAGGCACAGTTGAACGCATACGACGTAGTGTTCTATGCTGGTGACTGTAACGCAGGAAGCAAAACCATTGCAGTAAACCTTCCGAATGATGAAGGAATTCAGCAAAGCACAGGAACTCGACGTTCACAGTTGAAAAACGCCATGCAAGCCAAGTTCGACAAGATCCTGGTACCGATTGCGGATGTATTGATCGCTGAAGACCAGCGTAAGCACATCACCTTCCCTGCCTTCTTCGGAAACACCATGTTCCACGAGGTAGCGCACGGACTCGGTATCAAAAACACGGTGAACGGAAACGGAACGGTACGCGAAGCATTAAAAGACCGAGCTTCAGCATTGGAAGAAGGAAAAGCAGACATCCTTGGACTTTGGATGGTGACTAGACTTTTTGAAATGGGTGAGATTGAAGAAGGCGAAGTGATGGACAACTATGTTACTTTCTTGGCTGGAATCTTCCGTTCTGTGCGTTTTGGAGCGAGTAGCGCCCATGGTAAGGCCAACATGCTTCGCTTCAATTACTTCAAGGAGGCTGGAGCATTCTCATACGACGAAGCTTCGGGCACCTACAGTGTTGATTTCGACAAAATGGTGGAAGCCACTGAAAGCCTGAGTGCATTGATTCTGCAGCTACAAGGAGAAGGCGACTACGAAGGAGTAACCTCATTGATGGAGGAAAAAGGGAATATTGGCCCGGCCCTTCAAGCGGATCTTGATCGCATTGATGCTGCCGGCATTCCAGTTGATATCGTATTCCAACAAGGAAGCGCGGTTCTCGGACTGTAA
- the aat gene encoding leucyl/phenylalanyl-tRNA--protein transferase, whose translation MPVFMLTDDLVFPDPLFANEDGLLAVGGDLDADRLLLAYESGIFPWFSPPDPILWWSPDPRCVVYIDEIKVSKSMRNVLNQKKFKVTFDRAFVNVMDGCRRVERPGQDGTWINGDIIEAYLTLHELGVAHSVEVWQDDKLVGGLYGISLGNMFFGESMFAEASNASKVALISMGRALKEEGFEIIDCQIYNDHLGRMGATHIPRQLFLDELNKSLKQPTLKGNWEFLEEHLK comes from the coding sequence ATGCCAGTTTTCATGCTCACCGATGACTTAGTTTTTCCTGATCCGCTGTTTGCGAATGAGGATGGCTTGTTGGCTGTTGGTGGGGATTTGGATGCTGATCGATTGTTGTTGGCATATGAATCCGGAATCTTTCCTTGGTTTAGTCCGCCAGACCCTATTCTTTGGTGGTCGCCGGATCCACGGTGTGTGGTATACATTGATGAAATCAAGGTTAGCAAGAGCATGCGGAACGTCTTGAATCAAAAGAAGTTCAAGGTGACTTTTGATCGAGCATTTGTGAATGTCATGGATGGTTGCCGAAGGGTTGAACGTCCGGGGCAAGACGGCACTTGGATCAATGGAGATATCATTGAGGCTTATCTGACCTTGCATGAACTGGGCGTAGCTCATTCTGTGGAAGTATGGCAAGACGACAAACTGGTAGGTGGACTTTACGGTATATCCTTAGGGAACATGTTCTTTGGAGAATCGATGTTCGCAGAAGCCAGCAATGCGAGTAAAGTGGCGTTGATTTCTATGGGTAGAGCGCTAAAAGAAGAAGGCTTCGAAATCATCGATTGTCAGATCTACAACGATCATCTTGGTCGGATGGGTGCGACTCACATCCCACGTCAATTGTTTCTTGATGAGTTGAATAAGTCATTGAAGCAACCTACCTTGAAAGGCAACTGGGAATTCCTGGAAGAGCATCTGAAATGA
- a CDS encoding NUDIX hydrolase: protein MKDWKDRIQSAFAQDLPGAKAHQAIMSYARDGASEVRAKGESFREGGVLALVYPKDNIAHLNFILRPTYDGVHSGQVAFPGGKREDADRDLEDTALREANEEVGIIPQKVDVIGSLTEVYIPPSNFIVRPYLAIAEERPDFIADEREVEAILEYPLEAFLHASSITQERISIPNLGNVKVGAFKPGEHVIWGATAMMLAELRQMLS from the coding sequence GTGAAGGACTGGAAAGACCGCATTCAATCAGCATTTGCTCAGGATCTTCCCGGAGCAAAAGCCCACCAAGCAATCATGTCATACGCTCGCGACGGCGCTTCAGAGGTTCGAGCGAAAGGAGAATCATTCCGCGAAGGCGGTGTGTTGGCCTTGGTTTACCCGAAAGACAACATTGCCCACCTCAACTTCATTCTTCGTCCAACTTATGATGGAGTTCACTCTGGCCAAGTGGCATTTCCCGGCGGCAAGCGTGAAGATGCTGATCGAGACCTCGAAGACACAGCTCTCCGCGAGGCCAATGAAGAGGTTGGTATTATCCCTCAGAAGGTTGATGTCATCGGTTCCTTAACAGAAGTCTACATCCCTCCTAGTAATTTTATTGTTCGTCCCTATCTCGCTATCGCGGAAGAGCGACCAGATTTCATCGCAGACGAACGCGAAGTAGAAGCCATCTTAGAATACCCTCTGGAAGCCTTTCTCCATGCATCATCCATCACACAAGAACGCATCTCCATCCCCAACCTCGGAAATGTCAAGGTAGGCGCATTCAAACCAGGCGAACATGTCATCTGGGGTGCCACTGCGATGATGTTGGCCGAACTACGGCAAATGCTGTCATGA
- a CDS encoding 2,3,4,5-tetrahydropyridine-2,6-dicarboxylate N-succinyltransferase — MDNLQSVIEAAWDDRSLLSSESTQEAIGEVIEMIDKGKLRVAEPLADGSWQVNEWVKKAVVLYFPIRKMETIEVGPFEFHDKMKLKTNYKELGVRVVPHAIARYGAYVASGVIMMPSYVNIGAYVDSGTMVDTWATVGSCAQIGKDVHLSGGVGIGGVLEPLQAAPVIIEDGAFIGSRCIIVEGVHVKKEAVLGANVTLTKSTRIIDVTGDEPVEYRGVVPERSVVIPGSVPKEFNAGTYHVPVALIIGKRKESTDKKTSLNDALRENDVAV; from the coding sequence ATGGATAATCTACAATCAGTCATTGAAGCGGCATGGGACGATCGTTCATTGCTGTCTTCGGAATCAACACAAGAAGCTATTGGGGAAGTAATCGAGATGATCGATAAAGGAAAGCTTCGTGTGGCAGAGCCTTTGGCCGATGGTTCTTGGCAGGTAAATGAGTGGGTGAAGAAGGCGGTGGTTCTGTATTTCCCGATCCGTAAGATGGAGACGATTGAAGTGGGTCCATTCGAATTCCATGACAAGATGAAGCTTAAGACGAACTACAAAGAATTGGGAGTTCGTGTTGTGCCTCATGCGATTGCTCGTTATGGTGCCTACGTAGCTTCAGGAGTGATTATGATGCCGAGTTACGTGAACATCGGTGCTTATGTAGATAGCGGTACCATGGTTGATACGTGGGCTACGGTAGGGTCATGTGCTCAGATTGGAAAAGACGTTCACCTCAGTGGCGGTGTAGGTATTGGCGGCGTATTGGAGCCTCTTCAAGCAGCTCCGGTGATCATCGAAGACGGAGCCTTCATTGGTTCGCGTTGCATCATCGTAGAAGGAGTTCATGTCAAGAAAGAAGCGGTACTTGGAGCAAACGTCACTTTGACGAAGAGCACACGTATCATTGATGTGACTGGTGATGAGCCTGTAGAATATCGAGGTGTTGTTCCAGAACGATCAGTAGTGATCCCTGGTTCGGTTCCAAAGGAATTCAATGCTGGAACCTACCATGTGCCAGTAGCGCTGATCATCGGGAAGCGTAAGGAGAGCACAGATAAAAAGACATCGCTGAACGATGCGCTTCGTGAGAACGACGTAGCGGTTTAG
- a CDS encoding DUF547 domain-containing protein gives MKHLLAILLAVISMTSYAQKDFFTQTDEFMSMYVKDGRVDYAMISEFQLNNVLEAGEAWYNLERTDAERKAYMINRYNLLVIKGVIRRGIPASVQDDGQFFETKEFIHNGEKVSLNILEKEILFKEFPDARLHFALVCGAIGCPPLISEAFRPETLEAQLDAVTTAAMSNLNVIQYGAVSNEISWSAIFDWYAKDFGGSKAARLEWINSFRTSPLPTDARISTIPYDWNLNGMASTNVGTADGDPGQANNAIRYVVSSTIPKGSTETKIFNNLYTQATGDGTTLQNRDNFFTTLITSLYGVSDRFNAGVEIRFRQYTNFAFPASPFENFGGNARNSRSEIATIGPKIRWAPVPKWSNFSIQSALWIPLRNDLEGTAESPYVDWNKPTLFTQIFNDFPLGSSFSLFTELDIFWEDIGREEADFNKFTTPATVILSYFPEPNTTIYALNGFAPTWSPDLDYFYQGGLGAKYQFSRKFEVEALYTYFTNSFLQENNGRAATINFGIRINT, from the coding sequence ATGAAGCACCTACTCGCCATTTTGCTGGCTGTAATAAGTATGACCAGCTACGCCCAGAAAGACTTTTTTACGCAGACCGACGAATTCATGTCGATGTACGTGAAGGATGGTCGAGTTGATTATGCCATGATCAGCGAATTCCAACTCAACAACGTGTTGGAAGCTGGTGAAGCTTGGTATAACCTTGAGCGCACGGATGCTGAACGTAAAGCATACATGATCAACCGTTACAACCTACTGGTGATCAAAGGTGTGATTCGCCGAGGCATTCCTGCTTCTGTGCAAGATGATGGACAGTTCTTCGAGACCAAAGAGTTCATTCACAATGGGGAGAAAGTATCGTTGAACATTCTCGAGAAAGAAATCCTCTTCAAGGAGTTTCCGGATGCGCGTCTTCACTTTGCTTTGGTCTGTGGTGCTATTGGTTGTCCTCCTCTTATTAGTGAGGCTTTTCGTCCAGAGACATTAGAGGCTCAGCTCGATGCTGTGACTACGGCTGCCATGAGCAATCTGAATGTGATTCAATACGGTGCTGTTTCAAACGAGATTTCATGGTCTGCGATCTTCGATTGGTACGCCAAAGACTTTGGCGGTTCGAAAGCTGCACGACTCGAATGGATCAATTCTTTCCGCACCTCTCCTCTTCCAACCGACGCAAGGATTTCTACGATTCCATACGATTGGAATTTGAATGGGATGGCTTCCACTAACGTGGGAACTGCTGACGGAGATCCAGGGCAAGCAAACAACGCGATTCGATATGTAGTTTCTTCTACGATCCCCAAGGGAAGCACGGAAACGAAAATATTCAACAACCTATATACGCAGGCGACAGGAGATGGAACGACACTGCAAAACCGCGACAACTTCTTTACTACGCTGATCACCAGTCTCTATGGAGTGAGCGATCGCTTTAATGCTGGTGTTGAAATCAGATTCCGCCAGTACACGAACTTCGCCTTCCCTGCCTCACCTTTCGAGAACTTTGGAGGAAATGCCCGCAATTCCAGGAGTGAAATTGCGACGATCGGACCAAAAATCCGCTGGGCTCCTGTACCGAAGTGGTCGAACTTCTCTATTCAAAGCGCGCTATGGATTCCATTGAGAAATGACTTAGAAGGCACTGCTGAAAGTCCATACGTAGACTGGAACAAGCCTACGCTCTTCACGCAAATTTTCAATGACTTCCCCTTGGGTTCTTCTTTTTCCCTGTTCACAGAGCTAGACATCTTTTGGGAAGACATCGGTCGTGAAGAAGCTGATTTTAACAAGTTCACTACACCAGCAACGGTGATCTTGAGTTATTTCCCTGAGCCTAACACCACGATTTATGCATTAAATGGATTTGCACCAACGTGGTCGCCAGACCTTGATTACTTTTATCAAGGCGGACTGGGAGCGAAATATCAGTTCTCAAGGAAATTTGAAGTAGAGGCACTCTACACATACTTCACAAACTCATTCTTGCAAGAGAATAATGGAAGAGCAGCAACGATCAACTTCGGTATACGTATCAACACTTAA